A genomic stretch from Malus domestica chromosome 15, GDT2T_hap1 includes:
- the LOC139191964 gene encoding uncharacterized protein — MAAPKLSGADSTAGLFVMTHNNSSCRSGMIWAAGRHGEKKGWGGGEEGMKVFDVISSLNSIQTLNGTNYKKWRHDIKITLGLKDFDLALRENESAKPNGDTIAEKKNEYEKWIKANRMTLLVIKRSMYDLVRGAITESNNAKAYLDSIEAKFKEFEKPETGTLMNTLINTKYLGGDVREHILSMVNVAAKLNALNFKINLF; from the exons ATGGCGGCGCCGAAACTCTCCGGTGCCGACAGCACTGCAGGGCTTTTTGTAATGACTCATAATAATTCTTCTTGCCGTAGCGGAATGATCTGGGCAGCGGGCAGGCATGGGGAGAAAAAAGGGTGGGGCGGAGGAGAGGAAGGGATGAAGGTGTTCGATG TAATTAGCTCCCTAAATTCAATTCAAACACTCAATGGAACCAACTATAAGAAATGGAGGCATGACATTAAAATAACTCTAGGGCTCAAGGATTTCGATTTAGCTTTAAGAGAGAATGAATCAGCTAAGCCTAATGGAGATACAATTGCAGAAAAGAAGAATGAGTATGAGAAGTGGATTAAGGCTAACAGAATGACATTGCTGGTAATCAAAAGATCAATGTATGATTTAGTTCGAGGGGCAATCACTGAATCAAATAATGCTAAGGCATACCTTGACTCCATTGAAGCAAAGTTCAAGGAATTCGAGAAGCCAGAAACTGGAACACTCATGAACACTCTTATAAACACTAAATACCTTGGTGGTGATGTGAGAGAGCACATCCTTTCAATGGTTAATGTAGCTGCAAAGCTCAATGCACTTAACTTCAAGATAAATCTTTTCTAG